TTCCTAGTGAAATTACGAATTGTACTGAGCTTAGGGCTTTGTGAGTGAATATAGATGTTAGCTAATTTTAACTTTCTCTCTGTTTGAGTTTCTCAGTTGCATCCAATATCACATGCTGTAATTGGTCATTTGTGTAGGTACTTGAGGGCAAATTATCTCCAAGGTGGAATACCAGCAAATATTGGAAATCTTTCTTTTCTCACTATATTGTAAGATCTTAAATTGCCCTTTTGTTGATGGATCCTAATTTTAATCTGGCTTCAGTTGACAATTTTACTATGACATTGTCTTTTGATACATGAATGTTACATGTAGGGATTTGTCCAGCAATTTACTTAAGGGTGCTATACCTTCTTCTCTTGGCCGTCTCACACATTTGCACTCTCTGTAAGTTTAAACAGAGTTACAATTACCTTTTCCAACTGTGTATTTTAATGTGTTAACCTGAAGTGCTGGTAAAATATTTGGAGAATCTGCTGCAATTGTGTATCATGGTGCTCTTTCATGCAGAAATTTGTCGACCAACTTTTTCTCTGGTGAAATCCCAGATTTTGGAGCCATGAGCACCTTTGGAAACAAGTCGTGAGTATTTTGTGCAATCATTTGCTTCTTTTCTCTTGTTAGTAATGGCTAGGCTTGATTGAATATTATAGACCAACATACTATGATTAGTCATTAGATAAGTTGCAACTGTGACTATTAATGTTTAGGCTTTATAGTATGCTTATCTAGTTTATTAGTACCTTGCACTGTCATCCCATATCAACTATTATAGCAATAATTTTGTATGACAACATTCATATTTCTGTTGGTCATGCATTAAAATGAGTAACATGTATTGGATACCGCTGTGAGCCAAATTCTTATATGGCTTCACTCGATACAATGCAACTTCTCTCTAGTAATCTTTGGTTGAGTgccatatttaattttgatcaaattgcCCCTTTTATGAGGACCAAGAAAGGCAAGTCTTTAtagaaataatttattgaatgaGATGAATATTGAGGGCAAAATCTCATGTATGGTTACAGCACATACATCTAAACTATTGAAAGCCTCCTAGTTGCCAGACTGCATACTGAGACTATACCTAGTGCTTGAATGTTGTATTGCATTAAAGCTGAAAATACCGGTATCTTGTGACATGACTTGAATGGCTTTTGTGGTTTGAAATGATAAAGTCATCCCATTATAGTGGAGTGCTATCCTGGATGACATGAATAAGTGTAGGCACTCATGATTATCTGTTGCCTATTTGGTCTTCAGATCTCAGGTTAATTAGGCCGTTTACTTCCCTGATTGACATAGATTGCCATTTAGCTTTAGGATGAAACTTCTAGTCATACCAAACTCTGTGGTAACTTGCATGCAATATCcactatttttaaattatgtggTAAGCAAATCAAGTATAATATCAACAAATCCTGAAGTATTTATCTGtgatttatttttctctgtTGATTGCCTGAGCATTGATCTTGTTCTAAATACTGCCCTTCTTATGTTTAGGTTTATTGGAAATTTAGATCTTTGTGGTCAACAAATCAACAAGCCATGCCGAACCTCAATGGGATTTCCTGCAGTTCTACCACATGCATCCAGTGATGAAGCGGCAGGCAAGTGTTAGTACtatttttcttgcattttcaTTGGACAAAAAAATGTGCCAGGTGAACTAGTTGCTACTGCTATCTGCTTTTGTTAATAGGTGTGCACATGTACTAATACTGGATTATTCACTGTGGAATCTCTGCAGTTCCTACAAGACGTTCATCTCATTACATTAAAGGAGTGATGATTGGTGCAATGTCCACAATGGGCCTTGCCCTTCTTGTGCTTATTGTGTTCCTTTGGATTTGTTTACCGTCAAAGAAGGAAAGGGCTGCAAAGCAGTACACAGAAGTCAAAAAGCAAGTCCATGAAGAAGCAAGTAAGATGCATGTTTatcaaaatgttgtttttcttttttaattatttccacTAGTGCTAATCTTTAAATTCTTCGATAGGTACAAAGCTTATTACTTTCCATGGAGATATGCCATACCCATCTTGTGAGATTGTTGAAAAGTTGGAGTCTCTTGATGAAGAGGATGTTGTAGGGTCTGGAGGATTTGGTACTGTATACCGGATGGTCATGAATGATTGTGGAACATTTGCTGTTAAAAGAATTGACCGCAGCCGTGAAGGATCCGATCAAGTGTTTGAAAGGGAACTAGAGGTCTTGGGCAGCATCAAGCACATAAATTTGGTTAATCTGCGGGGGTACTGCAGGCTTCCTACCTCAAAGCTTCTTATCTATGATTATCTATCAATGGGCAGTTTAGATGATTTCTTGCATGGTAAGTGGCCCTAACTACACATTCAGACATCGAGGCTTTATCATGATTGTTAAGCATATGGAATCATTGATTGAGGTTGTTGAGACACCTGACCAGCACTTTATGATATTCTCCCTTAATATGATTGAAATTAGCATTTAGAACCATATCATGAATAGGTGTATTGTTTAACTGAATTGCCTAAATACAATCAGAAAAGCTATAATAATTACTTCTGAAGAGGCTGGAGTTAAAAAAGCTTTATCATTGAATAGTTGCTTTGTTTGATTTTCCAATATTTGtataacccccatattatgctTTTAGTTTCATTggcttttattttttgaaatttgtgatTATTTGCTTTTAGAAATTGGCATGACAATAAATGAGATGTGCCTAATTGATGAACTGTGTTTTTTATATTGGAATATTTGTACAACCCCGATTATTTAGTGTTGAATTTGATCCTCTTGAATGCAAGTAACgacattttttttccatttcattTGCTTGGCTGTTTAGAACATGGCCAAGGAGAGCGACTCTTAAAATGGGGTGATCGTATGAGAATAGCCCTTGGATCTGCTCGGGGACTGGCGTACTTGCACCATGACTGCTCTCCAAAGAAAATTCATCGTGACATAAAATCCAGCAACATTCTCCTGGATGAAAACTTGGAGCCGCATGTCTCGGACTTTGGTCTTGCCAAGCTTCTGGTAGACGAGGATGCCCATGTTACAACTGTGGTTGCTGGCACCTTTGGCTATTTAGCACCAGGTGTGTGTTTGTTCTACCATTCACCTTATATTTTGGTTTTGAGATTCATTCTTGGAGAAAATCAATTCAGGATTTTAACATGAGGTAGCAAGTCTCATCccaattttttctctttggttgTAATGAATGTAGCCATGTGATTGGGCATAATTAGTTACCATCAGAGTTTAATATGTTCAGAATTTCCGACATACATACAATAATTTATCCCCTGGAACTTAATGGTCTGAGTACTAACTGAACCAAGAGTTGATCTTTTTTAAAaccataattcaaaaaatttacgTTATTAAGATCCAATTTGAGAAGCAAAAGATTGTAACTTTGAGAAACATTAATAGAGTGAAACTGCATTTGAAGCATTAAATTTGATTGCTTAGGACATTGTAGGTCTTCTCATTGATTCACTGAAAACATGATCAAGCCAGAACTTATGGTCATTGTTCAGTCAGAAGGAAATATCTTTGGCCATTTAATTGACAAATGGGTAATTCATTCCATGATTAATTTGTTATGCCGTTAGTTTGGAAGAATGATTACACAAATTAGTCTGgatgattgattgatttatttcaaattcaaaacagaGTATCTGCAGAGTGGGAGGGCTACTGAGAAAACAGATGTGTACAGCTTTGGAGTTCTCTTGCTAGAGCTTGTAACTGGGAAAAGACCAACCGATCCCTCTTTTGTAAAAAGAGGATTAAACGTTGTTGGATGGGTAAGCTCTCCCAAACTTCTTGCATTAATGTGCAAATATCTTGGAAGATGCAAAAGATTAACTTCTCTGTATATGTGCAGATGAATACCCTATTAAAAGATAATCGATTGGATGATGTTGTAGATAAAGCCTGCCCTGATTCTGATGTAGAAACTGTAGAAGCGATTCTTGAAATAGCTGCAAGGTGTACAGATGCAAACCCAGATGATCGACCATCAATGAACCAGGTATTGCAGCTACTCGAGCAAGAGGTCATGTCACCTTGCCCGAGTGACTTTTATGAGTCCCATTCAGATTATTGTTAGATTGATACAGAAAGCATTCCTACtgcctatatttatatatatacacatatatattctGCTAGAGTGTGTAATCAATTCACACCTTATTTGGAAGTGTTTTGCCCCTCTCTTTAGGGCCGGTGTGTTAATGTGTTCACCACTGTGATACCTGCAACATTTGTTTGTCATTTATTCATCCGATGAAGATGTATCGTTAGTAATCTCAATCAACAGTTGTCTTGATGTTGCTTCTTCCCTGATAAGAACTCCGGCCTCGGCCACTGTGATGTGGCCGTCTATTCTGGGTCTAATAGTCAAACCGTCTATTCTGTTCACTTATTAAACTACTAAAATCTATGGTGCCCAGATCATTTGGGTTCCGAAGTCAATCCATGTTTCAGTGTGTTATTACCAATACAAACCACAAAGTATAGTTTATCTGCTAAAAGTTAATACGCCCGTAATGTATTTAAAAGAGCGGCTGGCTTTTCGTTTAGGTAACCGAGGTTGTAAATTGTCCATTTCTCTCCTGGAGGAATATGGTAGGCCGGCTGCTCTTCTGTGCACATCATAATTTTACCATAAATCTCAACTTGTGGCATCCAATCCAACAAGTATCTCTCTTCCCATTCGAGtgttttaggaaaaaaataaagatatgatAGCACCAGGATCCATGCAAACGCTGCCCCAACCGCAAAGAAATTGGAAGGTAAAATAGCCATAATCACAGGCGGCCCTAGTGGAATTGGTGAAGGTACGGCACGCCTTTTCGCCGTCCACGGTGCTCGTATGATCGTGATCGCCGATATCCAAGATGATTTCGGTCAACAAGTAGCCAAATCGATTGGCACAGACAATTGCACGTACATGCACTGCGATGTTTCAAACAAAGATCAAGTCAAAGCATTACTTGACTCAACCGTCCGTACTTACGGTCAACTAGACATCAAGTTTAGTAACGCTGGGATTGTAAGCGCCTCTCCTCAAACAGTGCTTGATCTCGATTTCACCGCCTTTGACCGTGTATTTGCAGTGAACGCCCGTGGCATGGTTGCATGGGTCAAACATGCGTGCGGCTCGAGTGATGATCGAGAAGGGCGTAAGGGGAAGCATCGTGTGCACTGCCAGTGTTACAAGCAGCCGTGGTGGTGCACGAATTACAGACTATTGCATGTGGAAGGATGCGGTGGTTGGATTGGTTAGATCAGCGAGCAGGCAGCTAGGAGTGCATGGGATTGGAGTGAACAGCGTGTGGCCATCTCTCCAGTGACTACAACACTGGCTTTTATGCAGGTCGTACGGTGGTATAGATTCTGAGAAAGCTGACAAAATTAGTCAACAATTTCCAAGCCTGAAAGGGATTGTGCCCAAAGTGAATCCTGTGTTGGATACTGTACTGTTTCTTGCCTCTGAAGATTCTGAGTTTGTGAGTGGGCACGAAACTTTTTCTAGGTTTCATAGATTTGATTGCCCACCAAATAAAGCATAGTTTTGACTCCAATCCAATCCAAGACCTGAAATCAGTAATGTTTTagacataaatatatatagcatAAGGTAGAAGAAGAATCATGTCGTTAAGTTGGTATTCCATGTTTTTTCTGTGCTCCTCCCAATTCATCTCTACAGCGTATTGATTTGGTGTGTGGCTAAGGGGGGGTGGGGTTGCTTTGCAATGGAATGCCGTTACAAGGACAGAAAATTTATAACCAACATTGACCCAAGTTAACTTATGATCATCAAACTCATTAATGAATGTTattgtttatgatatttaataatattattatatttaaatataatatttaaaacaattttactaaatttggatttatatatttaaaaccaaagaaattttgagtttaagtCCCAACAGTCAGATGGCATGATGATGACAGTCAGTAATtgagtgcttttttttttttaaattaaaaaaatttttgattatatttgaaAAGATAGACATGGACACGTGATAAGCAGGTGTAGTGTGGACCTAGTGAAAGGTACTACGTGTCAGAAATCCCCGGCGTCGTTGCTGTCCACTACTACTGGGTGGGCCCATCCCAATGCTTATCTGTATGAATGCCATGTATCTTATTACAAGTGGTGAGGTGAGCCCTTccctttttttgactttttcatCATATCATTGCAACGTGGTGGTGGACGTGGACGGTGTCTCTTCGGCAAGAATAGAATAggctttcttttattttttattttttgagcgTTTTGATTCAATCACAGTCGTACACGTGTATGGAAACTATTGAAACCAGCCCCATCTTGCCAATCTATGAATGGTGCATGATTTCGTATGTATGCATTTATCATATTATCACATAGCCAGCCAGCCAGCCATCCTAACGACCTATGTCCGATTTAGATCCAATCTATCATGATATAATTTGAGTAATTCAACCCGTAACTGTCACCTTCCTAGCATTTTCCAATGAAGTAATATGACCATGAGGAACTGATCCTCTTCAAAACTTCAGGACCATTTCTGAttctttttaaagataaaagatatatacatatatattcattacATTTGCCAAACCAGAAGTCAACTTTATCTAGCAGCTTACTATCacttttataaattatagatgACGATGGTATTGGTAGAATGATTAATAGGGGTGGATTCCAGCCTTGTTGACTCATGTTCAAATCcatgttttatttgaataaactgaatttaaattcaagttttaactTGGTAATCTATTTCGAATTCGAGAGTTCATTATTGAcaatttgtgatttttcttcCTTCCAAGGTTATTATTCGCATTTTTAATCAACTTGAGTTTGatgtttcaaatataaattgaatttaaatacatatttgtttAGGTTTAGTTGAACTCCGATAGAATAGTAGTAGTTTTGAGCAGCACCCACATTACCAACTTCTTAGAAATTGAGAACAAACCAATGAAGCGAtgaaattgacaaaataaataaaatttaaaattttctgcaAATTGAAggcattatttatttaattacattcTGAACACAAGTCTTATTCAactcttaaaaaattacaaactaGGGAAAACCTCCACTAATTTCCAGGTACAACCGAATGTTGCGCAAAATAGGATAGGGGTGccattgattgattttatatgtTCCTTTATTTATAGTAATACATGGAAGATAGTTATATACCAAGGGTAATTGATCAGTAAGACCAGGACCAAAAGGTTTGATCTTCAATGGGGAATCCAAAATTACAGGAACTTGTGGGCGCGTCTGAGTAGTCAACTTCTTCAAGCTTTGGGAAGATGTATGGAGTCAACAAGTTATTATCTTCATCTTGTGATAAATCGGATTGGTCAGCTTCAAAAACATAAGATGAATCACCCGTCTCCATGAGTGAAGAATGAACCCCATCAGTGGTGTAATGTGAGCTATCTGAGTCAAATATGTCACTTCTTGTTGAGCTCATATCTTCTTGCTTACAACCCACAATTGAAACTTTTGACACTTCACCCTCACATGAAGAGTCAGCAATCGGCTTTTGTACGGGTTGTTGTTCTTGTGACAATGTGTTGTTTAAATAACACAATTCCATCTTTCCACTTTCTTCCTCTTTGACATTCAGCTTGTCTGTGAGGATAAGAacctgaaaattttcataataatcCCATAATTATAATCACAATTCATAGACAATTTTGAGGAACCAATTGAAAATTTACCTCAGCTTTCAGTTTATCCTTTTCCTTAAGGAGATCTTCATAATCTGCTTTAAGGTTATTGTAGCTCCTTTGCAAGATGTCGTAGTCCTTCTCCAGCTGTTTTGTTTTCCAGCGAGCCCGGCGGTTTTGAAACCATATTGCCACCTGCCTAGGCTGCAACCCAAGGTCCTTTGCCAGCTGGAGTTTTCGTTCGGGTTCAAGCTTGTTCCCTACCTCGAAACTTTTCTCAAGAAAGTGAACTTGATCGACTGTAAGCCGTCTCTTTTTTTCAGGTTGGTGAAAATACCCCTCAAAGTCCTCATCTCCATTTTCATCTGGGCGGAGAAACGACCTGTAGGATCCGTTTGCTAGATGAACATCTTTAAAGCTCATCATGGATCCTGAACCTGAATTACAGACACAGCACAAACAACCAGAAGATCTATACAGTAAAAAGTGTAACCGCGCCTAAAAAAGACATAAGCACACACAACCAACCAGAGAAACAAGAGAGATATTAGAAAGTATACCgagaaaaggagaagaagaagaagcagcagCAGAAAGGAATGGAGAGTCAAGAGGCTGAGAAGAGGAAGCTGCACCCTTTTGGCTTTGAATTAAAACACAACGACTTGAACCATCGCCACCCCCACCGCTACAACTACCATTAATATGCATCCTCCCACCCGCCATTAAGTCAAACTAATGATCACTCTAGCTTAAGCTGCTATAACTAGAGCTTTTTATAGAGTTGATCCAACAGTCAAAAAcaccaattgaaaaaaaatatatataataatctaaGAGTTCTTATGACGAAAAAAGCTGGTGATGATAATCTCGGTTATGTGAGAAGTATGGGAACAGCGGCTGCTCATACCCATCActcagaagaagaaaaataagtggGTTGCTTGCAGGTTTTCAGAAGAAGGTAAGAATGGAAAGAGTGGAGAGGATGAAGAAGAAACTATAAAGAAAGTGAACGTTGAAGAGCTAAAAGAGAgagttttgtttgtttgtttgtttgtggtGTTGCTTGTCGGTTTATACTGAGTGCAGCAGCATATGTGCACGTAAGATTAGCCATATCTCTGTTCCCACTTTACTTTGAAGCCCCTCATCGTTTTATAGGTCAAATGATCAAATCCTATTCTTGAATTGGATAAGAAGGGCAATGGATAAATTTCAAGAGAAGAGCACTATTTTCACCtacaaattttaatctaatctcaaaatcatatctatgataaataaaaaatttaaatattcatccatatattaattatcatccaaatttttgattaaaaatagaggttaaattattattttattataaactttaaaactttgaaattgatatcatttt
This sequence is a window from Mangifera indica cultivar Alphonso chromosome 20, CATAS_Mindica_2.1, whole genome shotgun sequence. Protein-coding genes within it:
- the LOC123204057 gene encoding LRR receptor-like serine/threonine-protein kinase FEI 2 isoform X2, giving the protein MRMGMLIFVFLVISVITLFSSCSLALTQDGMTLLEIKNTLNDSRNFLGNWQATDKTPCKWTGISCHTHDQRVRSINLPNMQLGGTISPSIGKLSRLRRLALHQNSLHGFIPSEITNCTELRALYLRANYLQGGIPANIGNLSFLTILDLSSNLLKGAIPSSLGRLTHLHSLNLSTNFFSGEIPDFGAMSTFGNKSFIGNLDLCGQQINKPCRTSMGFPAVLPHASSDEAAVPTRRSSHYIKGVMIGAMSTMGLALLVLIVFLWICLPSKKERAAKQYTEVKKQVHEEASTKLITFHGDMPYPSCEIVEKLESLDEEDVVGSGGFGTVYRMVMNDCGTFAVKRIDRSREGSDQVFERELEVLGSIKHINLVNLRGYCRLPTSKLLIYDYLSMGSLDDFLHEHGQGERLLKWGDRMRIALGSARGLAYLHHDCSPKKIHRDIKSSNILLDENLEPHVSDFGLAKLLVDEDAHVTTVVAGTFGYLAPEYLQSGRATEKTDVYSFGVLLLELVTGKRPTDPSFVKRGLNVVGWMNTLLKDNRLDDVVDKACPDSDVETVEAILEIAARCTDANPDDRPSMNQVLQLLEQEVMSPCPSDFYESHSDYC
- the LOC123204057 gene encoding LRR receptor-like serine/threonine-protein kinase FEI 2 isoform X1 encodes the protein MRMGMLIFVFLVISVITLFSSCSLALTQDGMTLLEIKNTLNDSRNFLGNWQATDKTPCKWTGISCHTHDQRVRSINLPNMQLGGTISPSIGKLSRLRRLALHQNSLHGFIPSEITNCTELRALYLRANYLQGGIPANIGNLSFLTILDLSSNLLKGAIPSSLGRLTHLHSLNLSTNFFSGEIPDFGAMSTFGNKSFIGNLDLCGQQINKPCRTSMGFPAVLPHASSDEAAGKFPTRRSSHYIKGVMIGAMSTMGLALLVLIVFLWICLPSKKERAAKQYTEVKKQVHEEASTKLITFHGDMPYPSCEIVEKLESLDEEDVVGSGGFGTVYRMVMNDCGTFAVKRIDRSREGSDQVFERELEVLGSIKHINLVNLRGYCRLPTSKLLIYDYLSMGSLDDFLHEHGQGERLLKWGDRMRIALGSARGLAYLHHDCSPKKIHRDIKSSNILLDENLEPHVSDFGLAKLLVDEDAHVTTVVAGTFGYLAPEYLQSGRATEKTDVYSFGVLLLELVTGKRPTDPSFVKRGLNVVGWMNTLLKDNRLDDVVDKACPDSDVETVEAILEIAARCTDANPDDRPSMNQVLQLLEQEVMSPCPSDFYESHSDYC
- the LOC123203993 gene encoding homeobox-leucine zipper protein HAT5-like; translation: MAGGRMHINGSCSGGGGDGSSRCVLIQSQKGAASSSQPLDSPFLSAAASSSSPFLGSGSMMSFKDVHLANGSYRSFLRPDENGDEDFEGYFHQPEKKRRLTVDQVHFLEKSFEVGNKLEPERKLQLAKDLGLQPRQVAIWFQNRRARWKTKQLEKDYDILQRSYNNLKADYEDLLKEKDKLKAEVLILTDKLNVKEEESGKMELCYLNNTLSQEQQPVQKPIADSSCEGEVSKVSIVGCKQEDMSSTRSDIFDSDSSHYTTDGVHSSLMETGDSSYVFEADQSDLSQDEDNNLLTPYIFPKLEEVDYSDAPTSSCNFGFPIEDQTFWSWSY